CCACGGCACAGGAGCGGAGGACCCAGGCTGCGGGAGGGGGTCTGGGGGTCCTTGGTGGCACTTTACTGTCCTCCCTGCACCCAGTTCACGAAGCTGCACTCGGCCTTCATCCACAAGGAGCCCTTCGGCCTGGTGCTCATCATCGCGCCCTGGAACTACCCGCTGAACCTGACGCTGGTGCCCCTGGTGGGGGCCATCGCGGCAGGTGAGGACAGACCCCGGTCTGCCCTCCCAGCCGCCGCCCCTTCCCAAAGAGGGCCTCCAGAGTCGCGGGGCTGTGGTGGCCCCTGGGGGCAGGCCTGGCAGACGGGGGACCCTGGCCCCGCCTACAGCCCCCTGTGCCTCTGCAGGGAACTGCGTGGTCCTGAAGCCATCGGAAATCAGCAAGGGCACCGAGAAGGTGCTGGCCGAGGTGCTGCCCCGCTACCTGGACCAGGTGAGGAGGACCCGCCCCACCAGTCCCCTCCTGTCCTACTGTCCCCTGGGCTCACCCGCTGACCTCCTGTCCCACCTGGCAGAGCTGCTTTGCCGTGGTGCTGGGCGGGCCCGAGGACACCGGGCGGCTGCTGGAGCACAGATTTGACCACATCTTGTTCACGGGTGAGGGCCTGGCCAGGTCCGGCCAGGGGGAGGCGGCAGAGGAAAGGGCGGGAAGCAGGGGAAGAAGCCAGGGTCAGGCTGGGAATGAATTGGGAGCTGGACTCGGGGTCCAGGGGCCGGCTGGGTCCCCAGGGACTCCTGGAGATTGGACCTGGGTGGCTGGGCTGGGGACAGATGGAGGCGGGAAGGCCAGGACCTGGGCCGTCTCAGTGGAAAGAGAGACAACAAGGGTCAGGGGCCCCCCGCCTCTGGCCAAAGCCAGTTGAGGATGGGCAGCCCTGACCCTGTCCCCCAGGGAGCCCCCGTGTGGGCAAGATCGTCATGGCCGCCGCTGCCAAGCACCTGACCCCCGTCACCCTGGAGCTGGGGGGCAAGAACCCGTGCTACGTGGACGACGACTGTGACCCCCAGACCGTGGCCAACCGCGTCACCTGGTTCCGGTACTTCAACGCCGGCCAGACCTGCGTGGCCCCGGATTACGTCCTGTGCAGCCCCGAGACGCGCGAGCGCCTGCTGCCGGCCCTGCAGAGCGCCATCACCCGTTTCTATGGCGACGACCCCCAGAGCTCCCCCAACCTGGGCCGCATCATCAGCCAGAAGCATTTCAAGCGGCTCCAGGGACTGCTGGGCTGTGGCCGGGTGGCCATCGGTGGCCAGAGCGACGAGGGCGAGCTCTACATCGgtgagtcccctctcccctgccgCAGCCCCTGGGCCGAGGGCCTTCCTGGCTGCAGGGGCCTCTCCTGAAAGCCGGCCCGCTCCCTGCTGGCCAGGCCTGGGTCCCCGGCCCGGTGCCTGGTTCCAGAACACGAAGGCCCCACGTCACCACGGCCCGGAGCCTGTCTCCTCACCCCAAACTCTGATCCACTGAGCGGGACCCCAGTTCCAGGGTCCGGAGGGTGGTATAAGCTCCCGTCCTGCCGTCTGTCCTGCCATCTGGGTCCCGAGAGGCCAGGACCCAGGTCCTCAGAGCCTGGAGAGCTGGGAGGTCAGGCCGGGGGTCCCCAGCCTGCATCCTGGGTCCCGGCCCTGCCGAAACCCCTCCCCTGGGGTGTCCCTGCTGTGGCCCTGGGCTGACTGTCGCCGTGCCCGCCCGCAGCGCCCACTGTGCTGGTGGACGTGCAGGAGACGGAGCCCGTGATGCAGGAGGAGATCTTTGGGCCCATCCTGCCCCTGGTGACCGTGAGGAGCCTGGATGAAGCCATCGACTTCATCAACCGGCGGGAGAAGCCCCTGGCCCTGTACGCCTTCTCCAACAGCTCCCAGGTGCGGCCCGGCAGGAGTGGACGGCCTCCGTCCCCTTCCAAGGCCCTGGGGGGCAGATTAGGACAGCTGTCACCTCCAGGGTGACTATGTTCCAGGCTGCCTGGTGTCACTGCCACCTGGCAGAAGGAACCTGGGTGGGGTCACCACTTGCTGGAGCCAGGCTGTCCAGCTGTCTGTCTGGCTGGGCAGCCTCCTCCTGGGGGAAGGGGTGCTCAGGGATCCCCCTTTCTCTGAACCATGTAAAGGCTCCCCACAGGGAGCAGAGCCCCAGATGGGACGGGGGACGGTGCAAGTCCCCCAGTGAGAGCCAGGCTGGTGGCTGTGGGCGGATGCACTTTGCTACAATGTCCTAACGGTGCCTCACGGTCACAGTCACAGGCACACGCCTCTCGCTGCTCTGGGGGCTTCCTCATTTCTGCACCCTTCTGGGATGCTCGGTGGAGGGTGGCGGTGGGAGGCCGGGAGATGTCCCCTGGGTGCAGGCTGGAGCCTCTCCCTGAGCCGCGCCCTCCCCTGCAGGTGGTGAACCAGGTCCTGGAGGGGACCAGCAGCGGCAACTTTGGTGGCAACGAAGGCTTCATCTACATGACTCTGCCATCCCTGCCGCTGGGTGGAGTGGGTGcgtccctgcctcctgccctcctgtccccacctgctCCAGTCGCCTCATCACTGCTCACCCTGATCGGGCCCTGGGCCTCCAAGGCCCGGGTTTCCCCATCTGTCGAAGGTCCCTCAGGGTGGCCTGGCTCTCTGAGCTCCCTGCCAGCTGTGGGCCTCTGGCTGGGGCGGTGGCGGCCCCTGGGCTGGAGGGGACGCCCGGCCTCACGCCCACCTCCTCCGCCCCTGCAGGCCACAGCGGGATGGGCAGGTACCACGGGAAGTTCTCCTTCGACACCTTCTCGCACCACCGCGCCTGCGTGCTGGCCCCCTCGGGCCTGGAGCGGCTCAACGGGATCCGCTACCCGCCCTACGGCCACTGGAGCCAGAAGCTGATACGCTGGGCCCTGGACTCGCAGAGATGCACCCTGCTCTGAGCCCCGCCCACCTCCAGCACCCACCCACCCTGCATCCTGCCGCCCGCCCTGGGCTGCCGGCCGCGACCCACATGCCCGGGGTCCCCGAAAGGCAGGTGACCAGTCCGAGGCGTGAGGACCCCACTGCTGGGGCTTTCTCTAAGCAGACCTCTGGATGCTGGCCAGTCCCTGTCTGTGccaaagtccctctgcaccctctgACTGGAGGGGTCTGGGGTCTCCCCGAGGCCCGGCAGACGCTGGAGCTGATGAGGGCTTCCATCAGATCCATAAAGGTGGCTCTGAGCCCCTCCAGGGTGCAGAGTGTGAGTGTGGTGTGAACTGCCGTCCTGCCATCTGCTGTCCCCCGCGGCAGGATCCCAGAATCCAGGAGCCCTCCCGGCTCACTGCCCCAGGGCTGCTTCCTCCCGAGCAGCACCCAGCCCTCAGGGGGCCACGGGGCCCTGCACGAGGCCCCCAGTCCCTTCTGGGGGCTGTAGGACGAGTCCGGGGGAGCTGCCATCCTGGGAGCATGTGGGAACAGCCACACACACGCATCTGGGTCTGGGATGTCTCCCTCAGGAGTCATATGCCACCCAGGACGGGGCCCCGGGCCTCCCTTGGGCTGAGCTTTCTAGGAAAGCTGGTGGGAAGGACAACCAGGGTCCTTCTCTGACGCCCGTTTCCCGGGCCTGGGCCCGTCATGtgcaccactgcccctggctAGCAGAGAGCCCCACCCCATGTCCCTAGTaggagctgaggcccagagagggcatcAGCTCTCTCCAGATCACACAGCCTCTTGAGTTTAGGGGGTCAGAACCAGGGGAAGGGCCCTCCCCTTCCTGGGCTCCCAGGTGTAGCTCAGCAGGCTGCCCCCACATACTCAACTGGGTGCCATTTCTGAGagctcctgcctcagattccagccccccacccccattctatAAATACCCACCGAAATGGGGAAGTGAGACCGCAGCTAAGAGAAGTGAAAATTCCTAAGCACTCCCTGCCCTTGCCCTTTGCGGAGCTGGGGACCCAGCATCTCCTGGGAGGGAGCACTTTGGTCTCCAGACAGAGAAGGGTTGGCTTCCAAACAGCCAGGTTCCCTGAGTAGCCCCTTTCTTCCTGTGAGATCCTGCGTGAGTCAGCAGGatcccagcagcctgggtggGCCTTTGAGATGAAGACCAAGATTTTGGACTCATAACAGGGCCCAGAGACCCCTGCCCAAAGCATcagcagggcctgggaggagggaggcaggttCGTCCGCTGGCTCCTTCCACCACCCTGTCACCTGCAGGGGTGGCTCTGCATAGTCATTCCACCTCCTAGAGCCTCCTAGGCTGCCCTCCAGGGGTAGAGCCAAGGAAGGGTTAGCGGCCCTCCCAGAGGTCCTCTGGGAGGTCTCTGCTGAGGCCCAGGTCCCAGCGCGGTGGCTCCTGGAGGAGCTTTCACACCTTTACCACCCTCTGGTGACCCCAGCAAGATGCAGGCACTAGCCAAGGTCCCCCAGCCTTGGGGGTAGAGGGAG
This portion of the Ictidomys tridecemlineatus isolate mIctTri1 chromosome 4, mIctTri1.hap1, whole genome shotgun sequence genome encodes:
- the LOC120890013 gene encoding aldehyde dehydrogenase family 3 member B2 isoform X1; translation: MSEFILCQNEVDLALRSLHTWMKDEPVATNLFTKLHSAFIHKEPFGLVLIIAPWNYPLNLTLVPLVGAIAAGNCVVLKPSEISKGTEKVLAEVLPRYLDQSCFAVVLGGPEDTGRLLEHRFDHILFTGSPRVGKIVMAAAAKHLTPVTLELGGKNPCYVDDDCDPQTVANRVTWFRYFNAGQTCVAPDYVLCSPETRERLLPALQSAITRFYGDDPQSSPNLGRIISQKHFKRLQGLLGCGRVAIGGQSDEGELYIAPTVLVDVQETEPVMQEEIFGPILPLVTVRSLDEAIDFINRREKPLALYAFSNSSQVVNQVLEGTSSGNFGGNEGFIYMTLPSLPLGGVGHSGMGRYHGKFSFDTFSHHRACVLAPSGLERLNGIRYPPYGHWSQKLIRWALDSQRCTLL
- the LOC120890013 gene encoding aldehyde dehydrogenase family 3 member B2 isoform X2 — its product is MDPLEDTLRRLREAFGSGRTRPAEFRAAQLQGLGRFLKDNRQLLLDALAQDLGKFTKLHSAFIHKEPFGLVLIIAPWNYPLNLTLVPLVGAIAAGNCVVLKPSEISKGTEKVLAEVLPRYLDQSCFAVVLGGPEDTGRLLEHRFDHILFTGSPRVGKIVMAAAAKHLTPVTLELGGKNPCYVDDDCDPQTVANRVTWFRYFNAGQTCVAPDYVLCSPETRERLLPALQSAITRFYGDDPQSSPNLGRIISQKHFKRLQGLLGCGRVAIGGQSDEGELYIAPTVLVDVQETEPVMQEEIFGPILPLVTVRSLDEAIDFINRREKPLALYAFSNSSQVVNQVLEGTSSGNFGGNEGFIYMTLPSLPLGGVGHSGMGRYHGKFSFDTFSHHRACVLAPSGLERLNGIRYPPYGHWSQKLIRWALDSQRCTLL
- the LOC120890013 gene encoding aldehyde dehydrogenase family 3 member B2 isoform X3, yielding MSEFILCQNEVDLALRSLHTWMKDEPVATNLFTKLHSAFIHKEPFGLVLIIAPWNYPLNLTLVPLVGAIAAGNCVVLKPSEISKGTEKVLAEVLPRYLDQSCFAVVLGGPEDTGRLLEHRFDHILFTGSPRVGKIVMAAAAKHLTPVTLELGGKNPCYVDDDCDPQTVANRVTWFRYFNAGQTCVAPDYVLCSPETRERLLPALQSAITRFYGDDPQSSPNLGRIISQKHFKRLQGLLGCGRVAIGGQSDEGELYIAPTVLVDVQETEPVMQEEIFGPILPLVTVRSLDEAIDFINRREKPLALYAFSNSSQATAGWAGTTGSSPSTPSRTTAPACWPPRAWSGSTGSATRPTATGARS